In a single window of the Acetomicrobium sp. S15 = DSM 107314 genome:
- a CDS encoding GDP-mannose 4,6-dehydratase encodes MSLPRTSRTGNDLDDKTGNGENSSRNATENAAENISEDAAKNTKSKDLTPRVLLSGGAGFIGSHLARALIELGSEVHVVDNFDPFYPRKLKERNIEGILGCSKVALERSAEVNKSALKVYEIDICNYEALISAFGNMKFDVFVHLAAKAGVRPSIMDPIGYCRTNVLGTQNMLELAAKTGTKQFVFASSSSVYGVNPNVPWKENEPLKPISPYAGTKIAGELMGHVYSHLYGIRFIALRYFTVYGPGQRPDLAICKFSHLMVQGKPIPFYGDGSTKRDYTYIADIVKGTISAMEYRDSMYEVINLGNHHTVSLKEMVEVLARGLGVRPILDVKPLPPGDVPQTYADIGKARRLLGYEPTTTFEEGIAKFVEWFKMTFIKSARSDR; translated from the coding sequence GTGTCATTGCCAAGGACATCGCGCACCGGAAATGACCTCGACGATAAAACCGGCAACGGTGAAAACAGCAGCCGAAACGCTACCGAAAACGCCGCTGAAAATATCAGCGAAGACGCCGCCAAAAACACAAAAAGTAAAGACCTGACCCCAAGGGTGCTTTTGAGTGGTGGGGCTGGTTTTATAGGCAGCCACCTTGCCAGGGCGCTGATCGAATTGGGAAGCGAGGTTCATGTCGTAGACAACTTCGATCCCTTCTATCCGAGGAAGCTGAAGGAGCGCAATATCGAAGGCATATTAGGGTGCTCAAAGGTAGCCCTCGAAAGAAGCGCCGAAGTTAATAAATCAGCCCTCAAGGTATATGAGATTGACATATGCAACTACGAAGCTTTAATTAGCGCTTTTGGGAACATGAAATTCGACGTCTTCGTACACCTGGCTGCTAAGGCCGGTGTGCGACCATCGATAATGGATCCGATAGGATATTGTAGGACGAACGTTTTGGGCACGCAGAATATGTTGGAGCTCGCCGCTAAGACCGGAACGAAGCAGTTCGTCTTCGCCTCCTCGTCGAGCGTTTACGGCGTAAACCCGAACGTCCCTTGGAAAGAGAACGAGCCGCTAAAGCCCATAAGCCCTTATGCAGGCACGAAGATCGCAGGCGAACTTATGGGCCACGTTTACAGCCATTTATACGGCATTCGCTTCATCGCCCTGAGGTATTTCACGGTCTACGGCCCCGGGCAAAGGCCGGACCTTGCCATTTGCAAATTCTCCCATCTCATGGTCCAAGGGAAGCCCATCCCCTTTTACGGCGACGGCTCGACGAAGCGCGACTACACCTATATCGCCGACATCGTGAAGGGCACGATATCAGCGATGGAATATCGCGATTCCATGTACGAAGTGATAAACCTGGGCAATCACCACACTGTTTCATTGAAGGAGATGGTGGAGGTTCTGGCGAGAGGCCTTGGTGTGAGGCCGATCCTCGACGTAAAACCCCTTCCGCCGGGAGACGTCCCTCAAACCTACGCGGACATCGGGAAAGCCAGAAGGCTTTTAGGTTACGAACCCACTACGACTTTCGAGGAAGGCATAGCGAAGTTCGTAGAATGGTTTAAGATGACCTTTATAAAAAGCGCAAGGAGTGACCGTTAG
- a CDS encoding Ppx/GppA phosphatase family protein: protein MGCIEGRFVYLASGAWISRLAQGVGEGRYAISDEALSRTKAAVAKARTLLDANCVSLEDRSFIATESLRSAYNASFAAAELEGVAGLPLSVLSGYEEASLSFRGAAFGLRERVGLFFDLGGGSLEVGDGKRFFSLPLGAVRMASLYGEDVKKIGCAAAKRLAEVRCLFAGGAVVGVGGTSSTVAMMLKAIPIEKYHPGRVHGSLVKKGDIEGLLAKTAQLSAEERRNVIGLEPGRADIIIPGMAVIVSLLDVLAIDSYTHSECDLLWGELVEMADKRGLAASGIDWRVDCVEGQV, encoded by the coding sequence GTGGGATGTATAGAGGGGCGCTTCGTATATCTTGCGAGCGGAGCTTGGATAAGCCGGCTGGCTCAAGGGGTTGGGGAAGGTCGATATGCCATATCGGATGAAGCCTTAAGCCGCACAAAGGCGGCTGTGGCCAAGGCTCGTACGCTCCTCGATGCCAACTGCGTGTCGCTTGAGGACAGGTCTTTCATAGCGACCGAGTCGCTTCGCAGCGCTTATAACGCCTCTTTTGCTGCAGCCGAATTGGAAGGGGTCGCCGGGTTGCCGCTCTCCGTCCTAAGCGGCTACGAGGAGGCGAGCTTGAGTTTTCGAGGTGCCGCCTTCGGCTTGCGCGAAAGGGTCGGCCTTTTCTTCGACCTCGGCGGAGGTAGCCTCGAGGTGGGAGACGGAAAGCGCTTCTTCTCGCTGCCGTTAGGGGCGGTGCGCATGGCTTCGCTCTACGGCGAGGACGTTAAAAAGATTGGTTGTGCGGCGGCCAAACGGCTTGCCGAAGTCCGCTGCCTTTTTGCCGGAGGGGCGGTCGTCGGTGTGGGCGGCACATCCTCCACGGTCGCCATGATGCTGAAGGCCATCCCCATAGAGAAATATCATCCCGGAAGGGTCCACGGAAGCCTCGTAAAAAAAGGGGACATAGAAGGGCTTTTGGCTAAAACGGCGCAGCTCTCAGCGGAAGAGCGGCGAAATGTAATTGGCCTCGAGCCGGGCAGGGCAGATATAATAATCCCCGGCATGGCCGTCATCGTTTCTTTACTCGACGTCTTGGCTATCGATAGCTATACCCACAGCGAGTGCGATCTCCTCTGGGGGGAGCTGGTGGAGATGGCAGACAAGAGAGGGTTGGCGGCGAGCGGTATCGACTGGAGGGTTGATTGTGTGGAAGGGCAGGTTTAG
- a CDS encoding nucleotide sugar dehydrogenase: MRVCVIGTGYVGLVTGACLADTGNDVWCVDKDEEKISKLNQGIVPIYEPGLEDIVKRNLAGGRLRFTTDIAEGVSRGLFVFIAVGTPPNHDGSADLSAVFDVAENIGMAIDNYKIVATKSTVPIGTTYKVKEIISSKLKERRAPDVEFDIASCPEFLKEGSAVEDFQHPDRIIIGTENGRTAELLKELLAPFTMREDRFFVTSIPTAELIKYAANAMLATRISFINELARLCDRVGADIEAVRKGIGLDSRIGSSFLYAGPGYGGSCFPKDVKALIDTARQNGVDLSILKAVDEVNETQRDYVFSKIRDYFNGDLKGVRIALWGLSFKPDTDDVRESPAVAIAKRIIEAGGAVQAFDPAATEQARKVLGEHAITYFNDCYEALRGADALLLATEWKMFRQPDFDRMKELLSRPVIFDARNQYDPHKLRQRGFACFGVGR; the protein is encoded by the coding sequence GTGCGTGTATGCGTGATAGGGACAGGATATGTCGGCCTCGTTACAGGGGCGTGCCTTGCAGATACGGGAAACGACGTCTGGTGCGTCGACAAGGACGAAGAAAAGATAAGCAAACTAAATCAGGGCATTGTGCCCATCTACGAACCTGGCCTGGAAGACATAGTCAAGCGCAATCTGGCTGGAGGCCGACTTCGCTTCACGACGGACATAGCCGAGGGCGTGTCCAGGGGGTTATTCGTATTCATAGCGGTAGGGACCCCTCCAAATCACGATGGCAGCGCAGACCTTTCGGCTGTCTTCGACGTAGCCGAAAACATTGGTATGGCGATAGACAACTACAAGATAGTCGCCACTAAGTCGACCGTCCCCATAGGGACGACTTACAAGGTTAAGGAAATAATCTCTTCGAAACTCAAAGAAAGACGCGCCCCGGATGTGGAGTTCGACATCGCCTCATGCCCCGAATTCTTAAAAGAGGGGTCGGCCGTCGAGGACTTTCAGCATCCCGATAGGATCATCATAGGGACGGAAAATGGCAGGACTGCAGAGCTGCTCAAAGAGCTGCTTGCGCCCTTCACCATGAGAGAGGATAGGTTTTTCGTCACCTCGATCCCAACGGCGGAGCTCATAAAATACGCCGCTAACGCCATGTTGGCCACGCGCATCAGCTTTATAAATGAGCTTGCAAGGCTGTGCGATAGAGTCGGGGCTGACATAGAGGCCGTTAGAAAGGGCATTGGCCTGGACTCGAGGATCGGCTCGAGCTTCTTATATGCCGGGCCGGGATACGGAGGGTCATGTTTCCCCAAGGACGTAAAGGCGTTGATCGACACGGCAAGACAAAACGGAGTGGACCTTTCGATCTTAAAGGCCGTGGACGAGGTGAACGAAACACAGAGGGACTACGTCTTTTCAAAAATACGCGACTATTTCAACGGCGACCTTAAGGGCGTGCGCATAGCGCTTTGGGGATTGAGCTTCAAGCCCGACACCGACGACGTGCGCGAGTCGCCCGCCGTGGCGATAGCCAAGAGAATCATTGAAGCCGGCGGCGCCGTTCAGGCCTTCGACCCCGCAGCCACCGAGCAGGCAAGGAAGGTCTTGGGCGAGCATGCCATTACGTACTTCAACGATTGTTACGAAGCCCTCCGCGGCGCCGACGCGCTCCTTCTTGCCACCGAATGGAAGATGTTTCGGCAGCCGGACTTCGACCGCATGAAAGAGCTCTTGTCGCGGCCCGTCATCTTCGATGCCAGAAACCAGTACGACCCGCATAAACTCCGCCAGCGCGGCTTTGCCTGCTTCGGCGTCGGCCGATAA
- the argH gene encoding argininosuccinate lyase gives MWKGRFSEDIERTVLDFTQSLDLDWRLALADVICSAAHVRMLSRVKLISPQECGAILSALKQIADEIKSGKFVPKVELEDVHMNIEARLIELLGSVGAKLHTGRSRNDQIATTMRLYLREELSKLGLSLCHMLEVLLRCAERHVDVVVPGYTHLQQAQPISLGHYWMAQFWAFLRDSDLLLYALKGLDESPLGSGALAGSTLPLDRHYAASILRFSGVAENSIDAISQRDYMLDYHHFAVSFMLHCSRLCEDLIIWNTSEFGWIRLPDGFCTGSSMMPQKKNPDVLELVRGRASQAIGCFVSMATLLKGLPMAYDRDLQEDKRSLWASLELLASVTDVLPPLLSRVDVDERRALDAFRDGFALATDVAEYLVAKGVPFREAHQKVGQAVKWCLERGRALNSLSVEEWKVLIPEVEADLIGLLVPEAAVERRRTFGGTAFAEVRRQIKSGKGRLEKALSEFEVYRECVLEALLGQVFTFSVS, from the coding sequence GTGTGGAAGGGCAGGTTTAGCGAGGATATCGAAAGAACAGTCTTGGACTTCACCCAATCGTTAGATCTCGATTGGCGATTGGCTCTGGCTGACGTGATCTGCAGCGCTGCCCATGTGAGGATGCTCTCTCGAGTGAAACTGATTTCCCCTCAGGAGTGCGGTGCAATTTTGTCGGCTTTGAAACAGATCGCGGACGAGATCAAGTCCGGCAAGTTCGTGCCCAAGGTCGAACTCGAAGACGTGCACATGAACATCGAAGCGCGGTTGATCGAGCTTTTGGGGAGTGTAGGGGCCAAGCTTCACACGGGAAGGAGCCGCAACGATCAAATAGCCACGACGATGCGCCTGTACCTGCGGGAGGAGTTATCCAAATTGGGGCTCTCCCTCTGCCATATGCTCGAGGTTTTGCTCCGCTGCGCCGAGCGCCACGTGGATGTGGTTGTGCCCGGATACACTCACCTGCAACAGGCTCAGCCCATCTCTCTGGGCCATTACTGGATGGCGCAGTTTTGGGCCTTTCTCCGCGATAGCGACCTTCTGCTTTACGCCCTCAAAGGTCTGGACGAGTCGCCTTTGGGGTCGGGGGCTTTGGCCGGTTCGACGCTGCCGCTCGACAGGCATTACGCGGCCAGCATCTTGCGCTTTTCCGGCGTCGCGGAGAACAGCATCGATGCCATATCTCAAAGGGATTACATGCTCGATTATCATCACTTCGCCGTGTCTTTTATGCTCCACTGCAGCCGACTTTGCGAAGACCTCATCATATGGAATACTTCTGAGTTCGGCTGGATTCGCCTTCCCGACGGATTTTGCACGGGCTCCAGCATGATGCCTCAGAAGAAAAATCCCGACGTATTGGAGCTGGTGCGCGGCAGGGCATCCCAGGCCATCGGGTGTTTCGTGAGCATGGCCACCCTCTTAAAGGGCCTTCCCATGGCCTACGACAGGGATTTGCAGGAGGACAAGCGCAGCCTCTGGGCGTCGTTAGAATTGCTCGCCTCCGTTACGGACGTTCTCCCTCCGCTCCTCTCTCGGGTGGACGTGGATGAACGCCGTGCTTTGGACGCTTTTAGGGACGGTTTCGCTTTGGCGACGGACGTAGCCGAGTATCTCGTGGCCAAGGGGGTACCTTTCAGGGAGGCGCATCAGAAGGTGGGACAGGCCGTCAAGTGGTGCCTGGAGAGGGGAAGGGCCTTGAACTCCCTTTCCGTCGAAGAGTGGAAAGTCCTGATTCCGGAGGTCGAGGCCGACCTGATTGGCTTGCTCGTGCCGGAGGCCGCCGTGGAGAGACGCCGCACCTTTGGGGGGACGGCTTTTGCTGAGGTGAGACGGCAGATCAAGTCCGGCAAGGGGCGGCTCGAAAAGGCCCTTTCGGAGTTCGAAGTCTACCGCGAGTGCGTTCTTGAAGCCCTCCTGGGACAGGTCTTTACTTTTAGTGTTTCTTAG
- the mntA gene encoding type VII toxin-antitoxin system MntA family adenylyltransferase antitoxin encodes MRLSDTPLDFDFIIEQLKKAPEVLMPYKGKVVALLLFGSLHRREATLLSDIDLAILYHSNLDKHHMLKVHTQLYGDISQLIQTDDFDLVNLNLAPLTVQFSAIEDKTILVLHNPEELVDFQAMVMSAYQDFYPVLQEYYRNRLKLLGVA; translated from the coding sequence ATGCGCCTGAGCGATACGCCGCTCGATTTCGATTTTATAATCGAGCAACTTAAAAAAGCACCAGAGGTGTTAATGCCATATAAAGGAAAAGTCGTGGCCCTACTTTTGTTTGGCTCCCTCCATCGTCGCGAAGCAACTCTTTTGAGTGATATCGATTTGGCGATTTTGTACCATAGCAATTTGGATAAACATCATATGCTGAAAGTGCACACTCAACTATATGGCGACATATCCCAGTTGATACAGACAGACGATTTTGACCTCGTTAATTTAAATCTTGCGCCGCTTACTGTGCAGTTCAGCGCAATTGAAGACAAGACTATTTTGGTCCTACATAACCCTGAAGAACTGGTTGACTTTCAGGCAATGGTTATGAGCGCCTATCAGGATTTTTATCCTGTTCTGCAAGAATACTATCGGAATCGGTTGAAACTTTTGGGAGTGGCCTAA
- a CDS encoding VanZ family protein, producing the protein MPIFWFIRDFAMDIGGRDSLRNERSCRENLQRLRQTRIALRFEKCLLLALYMGLLVWMSLGTRYPEPVELLFRKIGPLALHGLGYFFLVILLGWVLMVKSKRETLLVFAAAFLYGLALEVAQIYTSTREFSLVDMLANLVGLSMGALALWVFNVLRLKGQNWQEVEDR; encoded by the coding sequence ATGCCGATTTTTTGGTTCATAAGGGATTTCGCCATGGATATCGGGGGTAGAGATAGCTTGAGGAATGAGAGAAGCTGCCGGGAAAATCTGCAGCGTTTGAGGCAGACGCGAATTGCGTTGAGGTTCGAAAAATGCTTATTGCTCGCTCTTTATATGGGCCTTCTGGTTTGGATGTCCTTGGGCACGCGCTATCCTGAACCGGTGGAGTTGTTGTTTAGAAAAATCGGTCCACTCGCTCTCCATGGTTTGGGCTATTTTTTCCTCGTGATCTTACTCGGTTGGGTCTTAATGGTAAAAAGCAAAAGAGAGACGCTTCTTGTCTTTGCGGCGGCATTCCTCTATGGCCTTGCCTTGGAGGTGGCTCAGATCTACACCTCGACGAGGGAATTTTCGTTGGTGGACATGCTGGCAAACCTGGTGGGATTGAGCATGGGTGCTCTGGCCTTATGGGTCTTTAATGTCCTAAGGCTAAAGGGTCAAAACTGGCAAGAGGTCGAGGATCGGTGA
- a CDS encoding DUF501 domain-containing protein → MKRRMEGRRFDEGIVLGVMTRCRWGRPQVILCFPVSGMRPFPTMFWLVCPYLVRACSALESAGGVGDLERKMGHRLSEWISYSNRCASLRLAMISSSTRRFLRLRRRGIWQALRRSGLGGIAVKDRVTLKCLHLQVASWLALGEHPGAVWLEEMIGPRECDVPSCYRCSFEEVGDETSRRHRRRIELGPRPRGGMYRGALRISCERSLDKPAGSRGWGRSICHIG, encoded by the coding sequence TTGAAGCGCCGCATGGAAGGAAGGCGCTTCGATGAAGGGATTGTCTTGGGGGTGATGACCCGTTGCCGCTGGGGCCGTCCGCAGGTTATTTTGTGCTTTCCTGTCTCCGGCATGCGCCCCTTCCCTACGATGTTCTGGTTGGTCTGCCCTTATCTCGTTCGAGCCTGTTCTGCTCTCGAATCTGCGGGCGGCGTGGGCGATCTCGAAAGAAAGATGGGACATCGTTTGAGCGAGTGGATCTCTTACTCCAACAGATGTGCTTCGTTGCGGTTGGCCATGATCAGCTCATCGACGAGGCGCTTCCTACGCTTGAGGCGAAGAGGCATTTGGCAGGCCCTTAGGAGAAGCGGCCTCGGAGGCATCGCCGTCAAGGATAGAGTTACGCTCAAGTGCCTCCATCTTCAAGTCGCGTCTTGGCTCGCCTTGGGAGAGCACCCCGGCGCGGTGTGGCTGGAGGAAATGATAGGTCCTCGAGAATGCGATGTGCCTTCTTGCTATCGCTGCTCCTTCGAGGAGGTTGGGGATGAAACGTCTCGGCGTCATCGACGTCGGATCGAACTCGGTCCGCGCCCTCGCGGTGGGATGTATAGAGGGGCGCTTCGTATATCTTGCGAGCGGAGCTTGGATAAGCCGGCTGGCTCAAGGGGTTGGGGAAGGTCGATATGCCATATCGGATGA
- a CDS encoding DUF342 domain-containing protein encodes MTGRPFRFSVEEDGLYLQVDQEGKVTLAQIVAFLKERGVSSFDGGKILAALEERPKEPVRIGGKPAVEAKAKIEVDISDDELKAFIRVVPPLDDRDWPTVDELKKALEEAGVEYGIDESALEEIAREHLEDEWVLVAKGDPPKDGEDAQIVLKIELSRPKPKEADADRVDMRELGAVVNVLHGQELAEKIPLKQGEDGTSVKGKPLKARQGKDRQLPKGKNTEVSEDGLHLLAAMDGHVSIREGKIDVLPEYEIKGDVDYSVGNIDFVGTVIVRGTVREGFVVMASGDIQVDGAVEGAKLKSGGKIVVKGGVSGMGKGELSAQGDIIVRYAEQATLRSGSNVIAERALLHSLIYARSEVQVSSGKKGTIAGGKIYAGSEVICDELGSKMETRTEVQVGTSPELIEEKRAKEGDFAESLNKLQEVEKNLDYLKKLEEMGMLDEEKREMLVALTRAKFQLRAHVENLQKQLAEIEAALYESKGKARVRVRGYCYPGVVISIKGVSYVVRDTLQFVSFVYDEGEVRIRSFEG; translated from the coding sequence TTGACGGGAAGACCGTTTCGTTTCTCGGTTGAGGAAGACGGCCTGTACCTGCAAGTCGATCAAGAAGGGAAGGTCACGCTCGCTCAAATCGTGGCCTTCCTTAAAGAACGGGGAGTTTCGAGCTTCGACGGCGGAAAAATCCTGGCCGCCTTGGAAGAGCGCCCTAAAGAGCCTGTGCGTATAGGTGGCAAGCCTGCCGTTGAGGCGAAGGCCAAAATAGAGGTGGACATCTCCGACGACGAACTCAAGGCTTTTATAAGGGTAGTCCCTCCTTTGGATGACAGAGATTGGCCCACCGTCGACGAATTAAAAAAAGCCTTGGAAGAAGCGGGCGTCGAATATGGTATCGATGAGAGTGCGCTCGAGGAAATAGCAAGAGAACACCTGGAGGATGAGTGGGTTCTCGTAGCCAAAGGCGACCCGCCTAAAGACGGGGAAGACGCCCAAATTGTGCTCAAAATCGAGCTCAGTCGTCCTAAACCCAAAGAGGCCGATGCCGACAGAGTGGATATGCGAGAGCTCGGAGCCGTTGTAAACGTCCTGCATGGCCAGGAACTTGCCGAAAAGATCCCGCTAAAACAAGGAGAAGACGGCACGAGCGTCAAGGGTAAGCCCTTAAAAGCCAGACAAGGCAAAGATCGCCAGCTCCCCAAGGGAAAGAACACAGAGGTCTCCGAGGACGGCCTCCATCTCCTGGCTGCTATGGATGGGCATGTATCTATTCGCGAGGGGAAAATAGATGTCCTGCCTGAATATGAGATCAAGGGAGACGTGGATTATAGCGTCGGCAATATAGATTTCGTGGGCACCGTAATTGTGAGAGGCACTGTGCGCGAGGGGTTTGTGGTTATGGCGAGCGGCGATATCCAGGTGGACGGGGCCGTAGAAGGGGCGAAGCTCAAAAGTGGCGGCAAGATCGTGGTAAAGGGCGGGGTCAGCGGCATGGGCAAGGGAGAGCTATCCGCCCAAGGCGATATCATCGTCAGATATGCTGAGCAGGCCACTTTGAGGAGCGGTTCCAACGTCATTGCGGAAAGGGCTCTCCTCCACAGTCTCATCTACGCAAGATCCGAAGTCCAGGTTTCGAGTGGCAAAAAGGGCACGATCGCCGGAGGCAAAATATACGCCGGCTCGGAAGTCATCTGCGATGAATTGGGCAGCAAAATGGAGACGCGCACGGAAGTTCAGGTGGGTACATCTCCAGAGCTCATCGAGGAGAAACGTGCCAAGGAAGGAGATTTCGCCGAGAGCCTCAATAAACTTCAGGAAGTTGAAAAGAACCTGGATTATCTAAAGAAATTGGAAGAAATGGGGATGTTGGACGAGGAAAAGCGCGAGATGCTCGTTGCCCTCACGAGGGCCAAATTCCAACTGCGGGCGCATGTGGAAAACCTCCAGAAACAGTTGGCCGAGATAGAGGCAGCCCTATACGAGTCTAAGGGGAAGGCGCGCGTTCGCGTCAGGGGCTATTGCTATCCGGGCGTTGTAATTTCCATAAAAGGCGTAAGCTATGTCGTGAGGGACACATTGCAATTCGTCTCGTTTGTGTACGACGAAGGGGAGGTGCGGATACGCTCCTTCGAGGGATAA
- a CDS encoding S1 RNA-binding domain-containing protein — protein MGESNNFSAVSVNVGEVVTGKVERIMPYGAFVRLATGQKAMIHISELSRSYVKKVEDVLQVDQEVRAKVIKIDEKGRIDLSIKQLEAHSAPRPQDGDDFEKKLSNFLKASEQKIADLNSKSEGKKGDKRRGKR, from the coding sequence ATGGGAGAGAGCAATAACTTTTCGGCCGTCTCTGTCAATGTGGGCGAAGTCGTAACAGGTAAGGTAGAGCGCATAATGCCTTACGGCGCTTTTGTCAGGCTGGCCACGGGCCAAAAGGCCATGATCCACATCTCTGAGCTTTCGAGGAGTTACGTGAAGAAGGTCGAGGATGTCCTTCAGGTGGACCAAGAAGTCAGGGCCAAGGTGATCAAGATCGACGAAAAGGGTAGGATCGATCTTTCGATAAAACAACTCGAGGCGCACTCCGCACCTCGTCCCCAAGACGGCGATGATTTTGAGAAGAAGCTTTCTAACTTCCTCAAGGCGAGCGAACAGAAGATTGCGGACTTAAATAGCAAAAGCGAAGGGAAGAAGGGAGACAAGCGCCGCGGCAAGAGGTAG